The Streptomyces camelliae genome window below encodes:
- a CDS encoding M14 family zinc carboxypeptidase, whose product MSFLPELRYPSVPELIASAQALAAQEPGLCALRQVGVSRAGRPLHLLSVGHARRAVLVVAGAHANEPTGGSTLRVLAERVLAERELRADTSWHFLLCADPDGASLHVTPAPRSLLDYHLGFYRPTGAEQPEWSPSVLPPDRLPPETRTLTGLIDELRPYLQVTLHGTDLGGSWVQLTRDVPGLAEPFAKSAAQLHIPVETGASDAAGWPAAGPGVHVMPGPETGVAYPSMPDDARHSTWYHAHRYGGLTAVVEVPMWASDLVDDRAPHPAPAAAMRRLARRLTGDAGEVERILAEALPRLDGMDGPLLRAARWVLGLIPGLAEDWIHTPPAGTTMAYVGSVDAFGRRLPLRAAAMLLRVLRETDDRAAPRLERLVADWCDAFAVRFRARWVPLEHQVEHQSRTVLVAAQQARERAL is encoded by the coding sequence GTGAGTTTCCTGCCGGAGCTGCGCTATCCCAGCGTTCCCGAACTGATCGCCTCCGCACAGGCGTTGGCCGCTCAGGAGCCCGGGCTGTGCGCGCTCAGACAGGTGGGCGTCTCGCGCGCGGGAAGACCCCTGCACCTGCTGTCGGTGGGGCATGCCCGGCGGGCGGTGCTGGTGGTGGCCGGCGCGCACGCCAACGAGCCGACGGGGGGCTCCACCCTGCGGGTGCTGGCCGAACGCGTTCTGGCCGAGCGGGAGTTGCGGGCGGATACGTCCTGGCACTTCCTGCTCTGCGCCGATCCGGACGGCGCGAGTCTGCATGTGACCCCGGCGCCGCGCAGCCTGCTCGACTACCACCTCGGCTTCTACCGGCCGACGGGCGCGGAGCAGCCGGAGTGGTCGCCGTCGGTGCTGCCGCCGGACCGGCTGCCGCCCGAGACCCGCACGCTGACCGGGCTGATCGACGAGCTGCGCCCGTACCTCCAGGTGACGCTGCACGGCACCGATCTGGGCGGCAGCTGGGTGCAGCTGACCAGGGACGTGCCGGGGCTCGCGGAGCCGTTCGCCAAGTCCGCGGCGCAGCTGCACATCCCGGTGGAGACGGGTGCCTCGGACGCCGCCGGCTGGCCGGCCGCCGGCCCGGGGGTGCATGTCATGCCCGGCCCGGAGACGGGCGTCGCCTACCCGAGCATGCCGGACGACGCGCGGCACAGCACGTGGTACCACGCGCACCGGTACGGCGGCCTGACGGCCGTCGTGGAGGTGCCGATGTGGGCCAGCGACCTGGTGGACGACCGGGCGCCGCACCCGGCACCGGCGGCGGCGATGCGGAGGCTGGCGCGGCGGCTGACGGGGGACGCGGGCGAGGTGGAGCGGATACTCGCCGAGGCCCTGCCCCGCCTCGACGGCATGGACGGTCCGCTGCTGCGGGCCGCGCGCTGGGTGCTGGGGCTGATCCCGGGCCTGGCCGAGGACTGGATCCACACCCCGCCGGCAGGCACCACGATGGCGTACGTCGGCAGTGTGGACGCCTTCGGGCGGCGGCTGCCGCTGCGCGCGGCGGCGATGCTGCTGCGCGTGCTGCGGGAGACGGACGACCGGGCGGCGCCGCGGCTGGAGCGGCTCGTCGCCGACTGGTGCGACGCGTTCGCGGTGCGTTTCCGGGCCCGCTGGGTGCCGTTGGAGCACCAGGTGGAGCATCAGTCCAGGACGGTGCTGGTGGCGGCGCAGCAGGCCCGGGAGCGGGCGCTGTGA
- a CDS encoding DUF1707 and FHA domain-containing protein, with the protein MTSSFEFSTYPARLSDAERDKALQVLRDGVAKGRLSHDTFVRRMELALSARHADELAALVADLPRENRLSRAVFGTVEAVSGFTVRLRRAWQAERLPKLLLPHPGQTHPLRIGRDPANGLRLNHETVSRVHAELHRQGDMWVLRDLGSTNGTTVNGRRVTGAVVVREGDLVAFGRMGFRLSVS; encoded by the coding sequence GTGACGTCGTCTTTCGAGTTCTCCACGTACCCCGCGCGGCTGTCCGACGCGGAGCGCGACAAGGCGCTTCAGGTGCTGCGCGACGGCGTCGCCAAGGGCCGGCTGTCGCACGACACGTTCGTACGCCGCATGGAGCTGGCGCTCTCCGCCCGCCACGCCGACGAGCTGGCCGCCCTCGTCGCCGACCTGCCCCGTGAGAACCGTCTCTCCCGCGCGGTGTTCGGCACCGTCGAGGCCGTCTCCGGGTTCACCGTACGGCTGCGCCGCGCCTGGCAGGCCGAGCGGCTGCCCAAGCTGCTGCTGCCGCACCCCGGGCAGACCCACCCGCTGCGCATAGGCCGCGACCCCGCCAACGGGCTGCGCCTGAACCACGAGACCGTCTCGCGCGTGCACGCCGAGCTGCACCGCCAGGGGGACATGTGGGTCCTGAGGGACCTCGGCTCCACCAACGGCACCACCGTCAACGGCCGCCGGGTGACCGGTGCGGTCGTGGTCCGTGAGGGTGATCTGGTCGCCTTCGGCAGGATGGGGTTCCGGCTCTCGGTGAGCTGA
- a CDS encoding LysR family transcriptional regulator substrate-binding protein — MTPLDDRLAGRTTVRLPELADRARVRCALEPVVHGERFLDRACAQAGFRAQSAARTEHTSTAVRRAATGVGVCVASADIVRGVGGEDCAILTPTRPGSAPWSSRARASRRRRRCVRGFGRRRGWRRR, encoded by the coding sequence GTGACACCGCTCGACGACCGGCTCGCGGGCCGTACGACGGTGCGGCTGCCGGAACTCGCCGACCGCGCCCGGGTCCGCTGCGCCCTGGAACCCGTGGTGCACGGCGAGCGCTTCCTCGACCGGGCGTGCGCGCAGGCCGGGTTCCGTGCGCAGAGCGCCGCACGGACGGAGCACACCTCGACAGCCGTGCGCAGGGCCGCCACCGGCGTCGGTGTGTGCGTGGCCTCGGCCGACATTGTGCGTGGCGTCGGCGGTGAGGACTGCGCGATCCTCACCCCGACCCGCCCTGGAAGCGCCCCCTGGTCGTCTCGCGCGCGTGCCTCCCGCCGGCGCCGTCGGTGTGTGCGTGGCTTCGGCCGACGTCGTGGGTGGCGTCGGCGGTGA
- a CDS encoding MFS transporter, with protein sequence MGTTGRPDRRRTRDTYRQVIALTGPLLPCVSFLGRLPTATVQFGSVLLVARTSGSLSAAGLTGGALALGQVVCGPVVGRLADRHGQRRVVLAFSLANALAVASLVAGALAALPTAVLTLLGAAAGGTMPLVGPLARARLVALARRSGAPESTVGAALSVESTLDEMSFVLGPALVGLASVLAHPAYAMAGAALLVAVCGTAFALHPTALTIAPAPENQHPAHAPAGTEPPEDRASARLPDAPASEDSAPTRARAAAAAEAGARERARVPAAAVTALAPMPRCVHALRASLALQGAMFGACQAGITALTARLGQEEQAGLVYAAMGVTSAAAGLAMAAVPARFGLPARRRLATAAAFVLSLPLLRTHGLAGLYAVVTVLGVAYAPHLITVFGLTERAVPPARLAEAMAFATSALVGGQALSVAVTGRLTDSYGPRAAFAVASTAAALTFVIALTARPTAHSGRAAPAPHARVDDDPTESFRRG encoded by the coding sequence ATGGGGACAACGGGGAGACCGGACCGGCGCCGTACTCGGGACACCTACCGTCAGGTGATCGCCCTGACCGGGCCGCTGCTGCCGTGCGTGTCCTTCCTGGGACGGCTGCCGACGGCGACCGTCCAGTTCGGCAGCGTCCTGCTCGTCGCCCGGACGAGCGGCTCCCTGTCCGCGGCCGGGCTGACCGGCGGGGCGCTCGCGCTCGGCCAGGTGGTCTGCGGACCGGTGGTGGGGCGGCTCGCGGACCGGCACGGTCAGCGCAGGGTCGTCCTCGCCTTCTCGCTCGCCAACGCGCTCGCGGTGGCCTCCCTGGTCGCCGGCGCCCTGGCGGCCCTGCCCACGGCCGTCCTGACCCTCCTGGGCGCCGCAGCGGGCGGCACCATGCCGCTCGTGGGCCCGCTGGCCCGCGCCCGCCTGGTCGCGCTCGCCCGCCGCTCCGGCGCTCCCGAGTCCACCGTCGGCGCCGCGCTGTCCGTCGAGAGCACCCTGGACGAGATGTCCTTCGTCCTGGGCCCGGCCCTCGTCGGGCTGGCCTCGGTCCTCGCCCACCCGGCGTACGCGATGGCCGGCGCGGCCCTGCTGGTGGCCGTCTGCGGCACCGCCTTCGCCCTCCACCCGACCGCCCTGACCATCGCCCCCGCCCCGGAGAACCAGCACCCGGCACACGCGCCGGCCGGCACCGAGCCGCCCGAGGACCGTGCCTCCGCCCGCCTGCCCGACGCCCCCGCCTCCGAGGACTCCGCCCCCACCCGCGCGCGTGCCGCTGCCGCTGCCGAGGCCGGGGCTCGGGAACGCGCACGCGTGCCTGCCGCGGCCGTGACCGCGCTCGCCCCCATGCCCCGCTGCGTCCACGCCCTGCGGGCCTCCCTCGCCCTTCAGGGCGCCATGTTCGGTGCCTGCCAGGCCGGTATCACCGCGCTCACGGCCCGGCTCGGGCAGGAGGAACAGGCGGGGCTCGTGTACGCCGCCATGGGTGTGACGAGTGCCGCGGCGGGGCTCGCCATGGCCGCCGTACCCGCCCGCTTCGGGCTGCCCGCGCGCCGGCGGCTGGCCACGGCGGCCGCGTTCGTCCTGTCGCTGCCGCTGCTGCGCACGCACGGCCTGGCCGGTCTGTACGCCGTGGTCACCGTGCTCGGGGTCGCCTACGCGCCGCATCTGATCACGGTGTTCGGGCTCACCGAGCGCGCGGTGCCGCCGGCCCGGCTCGCCGAGGCGATGGCGTTCGCGACCAGCGCCCTCGTCGGCGGCCAGGCCCTCTCGGTCGCCGTGACCGGCCGCCTCACCGACTCCTACGGCCCACGAGCGGCCTTCGCGGTCGCGAGCACGGCGGCCGCACTCACCTTCGTCATCGCCCTGACGGCCCGCCCGACGGCCCACTCCGGACGGGCCGCACCGGCTCCGCACGCGCGCGTGGACGACGATCCGACAGAGTCTTTCCGCCGTGGGTGA
- a CDS encoding SSI family serine proteinase inhibitor gives MTYLTRVTAAAGALLSAAGLLAASPAHAAPRDDLPRNWLSLIVTRGDAPTGTTRGALLLCDPPQAHPRAAEACAELAAADGDIARMPADNVFCPMIYAPVTAYARGQWNGRPVDFRQTYPNACVMNARTGAVFALDG, from the coding sequence ATGACGTACCTCACCAGAGTGACAGCGGCGGCCGGCGCCCTGCTGTCGGCCGCCGGGCTCCTCGCCGCGAGCCCGGCCCACGCGGCGCCCCGCGACGACCTCCCCCGCAACTGGCTCTCCCTGATCGTCACCCGGGGCGACGCTCCGACGGGCACCACGCGCGGCGCGCTGCTGCTGTGCGACCCGCCGCAGGCCCACCCGCGGGCCGCCGAGGCCTGCGCGGAACTCGCCGCCGCCGACGGTGACATCGCCCGCATGCCGGCCGACAACGTCTTCTGTCCGATGATCTACGCCCCGGTGACGGCCTACGCGCGCGGGCAGTGGAACGGCCGGCCGGTCGACTTCCGGCAGACCTACCCCAACGCCTGCGTCATGAACGCGCGCACCGGAGCGGTGTTCGCGCTCGACGGGTGA
- the glgX gene encoding glycogen debranching protein GlgX encodes MQVWPGEAYPLGATYDGAGTNFAVFTEAADRVELCLLHDDGSETAVELRESDAFVRHAYVPGVMPGQRYGFRVHGPYDPGRGLRCNSAKLLLDPYAKAVSGTVRWGEEVYGYHFGAPERRNDLDSAPHTMTSVVINPYFDWGDDRPPRTGYHHTVIYEAHVKGLTMRHPGLPEELRGTYAALAHPAILEHLTTLGVTALELMPVHQFVHDHRLADLGLNNYWGYNTIGFFAPHNAYASWGDRGQQVLEFKSAVRALHQAGIEVILDVVYNHTAEGNHLGPTLSFKGIDNPSYYRLTDDRRYYMDTTGTGNSLLMRSPHVLQLIMDSLRYWVTEMHVDGFRFDLAATLARQFHEVDRLSSFFDLVQQDPVVSQVKLIAEPWDVGEGGYQVGNFPPLWTEWNGKYRDTVRDLWRGEPRALAEFASRLTGSSDLYQDDGRRPLASINFVTCHDGFTLHDLVSYNDKHNQANGEDGRDGESHNRSWNCGIEGETDDPGVLGLRARQMRNFVATLMLSQGVPMISHGDEFARTQQGNNNAYCQDNELAWVRWPSDEDDGELLAFTRAMARLRKEHPVLRRRRFFHGRPVEGTHDALSDIAWFTPEGGEMTQRDWDSARASALTVFLNGNAISEPGPRGERVTDDSFLLMFNASPGPLEFLVPVDHGRQWQVVVDTARPVGVPPGGGAKVGAGDRITLPDRSLTVLQRPA; translated from the coding sequence ATGCAGGTCTGGCCTGGAGAGGCGTATCCGCTCGGCGCCACCTATGACGGCGCCGGAACCAACTTCGCGGTCTTCACGGAGGCCGCTGACCGAGTAGAGCTGTGTCTGCTGCACGACGACGGCTCGGAGACGGCGGTGGAACTGCGCGAGAGCGACGCGTTCGTGCGGCACGCGTACGTGCCGGGCGTGATGCCGGGACAGCGCTACGGATTCCGGGTGCACGGCCCGTACGACCCCGGGCGCGGGCTGCGCTGCAACTCCGCGAAGCTGCTGCTCGACCCGTACGCGAAGGCGGTCAGCGGGACCGTGCGGTGGGGCGAGGAGGTGTACGGCTACCACTTCGGCGCCCCCGAACGGCGCAACGACCTGGACTCGGCGCCGCACACCATGACCTCGGTGGTGATCAACCCGTACTTCGACTGGGGCGACGACCGGCCGCCGCGCACCGGGTACCACCACACCGTCATCTACGAGGCCCACGTCAAGGGCCTGACCATGCGTCACCCGGGGCTGCCGGAGGAGCTGCGCGGCACGTACGCGGCGCTCGCCCACCCGGCGATCCTCGAACACCTGACCACGCTCGGGGTGACCGCCCTGGAGCTGATGCCCGTCCACCAGTTCGTCCACGACCACCGGCTGGCCGACCTGGGCCTGAACAACTACTGGGGTTACAACACCATCGGCTTCTTCGCCCCGCACAACGCCTACGCCTCCTGGGGCGACCGCGGCCAGCAGGTCCTGGAGTTCAAGTCGGCGGTCCGGGCGCTGCACCAGGCCGGGATCGAGGTCATCCTGGACGTCGTCTACAACCACACGGCCGAGGGCAACCATCTGGGTCCGACGCTGTCCTTCAAGGGCATCGACAACCCGTCGTACTACCGGCTCACGGACGACCGCCGCTACTACATGGACACCACGGGCACCGGGAACTCGCTGCTCATGCGGTCCCCGCACGTGCTTCAGCTGATCATGGACTCGCTGCGGTACTGGGTGACCGAGATGCACGTCGACGGCTTCCGCTTCGACCTCGCGGCGACGCTGGCTCGGCAGTTCCACGAGGTGGACCGGCTGTCGTCGTTCTTCGACCTGGTGCAGCAGGATCCGGTGGTCTCGCAGGTGAAGCTGATCGCCGAGCCGTGGGACGTGGGCGAGGGCGGCTATCAGGTGGGCAACTTCCCGCCGCTGTGGACCGAGTGGAACGGCAAGTACCGCGACACGGTACGGGACCTGTGGCGGGGCGAGCCGCGGGCGCTGGCCGAGTTCGCCTCCCGGCTGACCGGCTCCTCCGACCTGTACCAGGACGACGGCCGCCGCCCGCTCGCCTCCATCAACTTCGTCACCTGCCACGACGGCTTCACGCTGCACGACCTCGTGTCGTACAACGACAAGCACAACCAGGCCAACGGCGAGGACGGCCGCGACGGCGAGAGCCACAACCGGTCGTGGAACTGCGGGATCGAGGGCGAGACCGACGACCCGGGTGTGCTCGGGCTGCGCGCCCGGCAGATGCGGAACTTCGTCGCCACGCTGATGCTGTCCCAGGGTGTGCCGATGATCAGCCACGGCGACGAGTTCGCCCGCACCCAGCAGGGCAACAACAACGCCTACTGCCAGGACAACGAGCTGGCCTGGGTGCGCTGGCCCTCCGACGAGGACGACGGTGAGCTGCTCGCCTTCACGCGCGCGATGGCACGGCTGCGCAAGGAGCATCCGGTCCTCCGGCGGCGGCGCTTCTTCCATGGGCGGCCGGTGGAGGGCACGCACGACGCGCTGTCCGACATCGCCTGGTTCACCCCGGAGGGCGGCGAGATGACCCAGCGGGACTGGGACTCGGCGCGGGCGTCCGCGCTGACGGTGTTCCTCAACGGCAACGCCATCTCCGAGCCCGGCCCGCGCGGGGAGCGCGTCACCGACGACTCGTTCCTGCTGATGTTCAACGCCTCGCCGGGTCCGCTGGAGTTCCTGGTGCCGGTCGACCACGGCCGGCAGTGGCAGGTGGTGGTCGACACGGCCCGCCCGGTGGGGGTGCCGCCGGGCGGCGGGGCGAAGGTCGGGGCGGGCGACCGGATCACCCTGCCGGACCGCAGCCTGACGGTGCTGCAGCGCCCCGCCTGA
- the treY gene encoding malto-oligosyltrehalose synthase, translating into MTPVRPGPRVPTATYRLQLQPAFPFAAAAAAVPYLASLGVSHLHLSPVLEAVPGSTHGYDVVDHARVREELGGEGGLRALAETAREHGLGLVVDIVPNHMAMAPRHNHALWEVLREGPASPYARWFDIDWEAQGGRVLLPVLGGPVGAEREHLVVDGDVLRYHEHAFPLRSGTGHLPLPELLDAQWYRPVWWRLARTEVNYRRFFSISELIGVRVEDPEVFDATHAKILQLLAEGVVDGLRVDHPDGLADPDGYLARLHEASGGRWTVVEKILADGERLPPSWPVAGTTGYDALRQVDGLFTDRAGAGELLAGYRRFAAPQTDRGGDWEATVRRAAYNVLTHELAAETDRLTRTAARLCASSPDLALRDRAPWALRTALVELLVRMRVYRPYASGDAAAVVTEEAAAEARHAFVVPEEAGAVDVVRRLLVDADGEVAGAAAGELRARFAQTASALRAKSVEDTAFYRYVPLLSATEVGGDPGRPGVSPEDFHAYCARVQRDWPATGTVVSTHDTKRSADVRAALAVLTECPARWAQLLAEVTLPEEGVPDGQLAWAAWQTVFGLGPADEERAEERVQGALLKHVREAGLYTSWTEQEPPYEEAVAAFVAAGPCGPPGERVAAFRKALEPHVRANVLGTALVHLTMPGVPDVYQGTEGEYRALVDPDNRRPVPFPPGAPGEKDAVTAAALRLRARRPGAFGTTATYTPLAAEGPAAPHCVAFVRSAAVVTAVTRLSLRLAEAGGWRGTRLALPPGRWADVLTPGREFAGHARVADLFERLPVVLLERTDEG; encoded by the coding sequence ATGACTCCTGTGCGACCCGGGCCACGGGTGCCCACGGCCACCTACCGCCTCCAGCTCCAGCCCGCCTTCCCGTTCGCCGCCGCCGCGGCGGCCGTGCCGTACCTGGCGTCGCTCGGCGTCTCGCATCTGCACCTGTCCCCCGTCCTGGAGGCCGTGCCCGGCTCCACGCACGGCTACGACGTGGTGGACCACGCGCGCGTGCGCGAGGAGCTGGGCGGCGAGGGGGGCCTGCGCGCGCTGGCGGAAACCGCGCGGGAGCACGGTCTGGGCCTGGTGGTGGACATCGTGCCCAACCACATGGCGATGGCGCCCCGGCACAACCACGCTCTGTGGGAGGTGCTGCGCGAGGGGCCCGCCTCGCCGTACGCGCGCTGGTTCGACATCGACTGGGAGGCGCAGGGCGGGCGGGTGCTGCTGCCGGTGCTCGGCGGCCCGGTCGGCGCGGAACGCGAGCACCTCGTGGTCGACGGCGACGTGCTGCGCTACCACGAGCACGCCTTTCCGCTCCGCTCGGGCACCGGGCACCTGCCGCTGCCCGAGCTGCTGGACGCCCAGTGGTACCGCCCGGTGTGGTGGCGGCTCGCCCGCACCGAGGTCAACTACCGCCGTTTCTTCAGCATCTCGGAGCTGATCGGGGTGCGCGTGGAGGACCCGGAGGTGTTCGACGCCACCCACGCCAAGATCCTCCAGCTGCTGGCGGAGGGCGTGGTCGACGGGCTGCGCGTCGACCATCCCGACGGGCTGGCCGACCCCGACGGCTATCTCGCGCGGCTGCACGAGGCGAGTGGCGGACGCTGGACGGTGGTGGAGAAGATTCTCGCCGACGGCGAGCGCCTGCCGCCGTCCTGGCCCGTCGCGGGCACCACGGGGTACGACGCCCTGCGCCAGGTCGACGGTCTGTTCACGGACCGCGCCGGGGCCGGTGAACTCCTCGCCGGGTACCGCCGGTTCGCGGCCCCGCAGACCGACCGGGGCGGCGACTGGGAGGCCACGGTGCGCCGGGCCGCCTACAACGTGCTCACGCACGAGCTGGCCGCCGAGACGGACCGGCTCACCCGGACGGCCGCCCGGCTGTGCGCGTCGTCGCCGGATCTCGCACTGCGCGACCGGGCGCCCTGGGCGCTGCGCACGGCCCTGGTGGAGCTGCTGGTCCGGATGCGGGTGTACCGGCCGTACGCCTCGGGTGACGCGGCCGCCGTCGTCACCGAGGAGGCCGCCGCCGAGGCCCGGCACGCCTTCGTCGTGCCCGAGGAGGCCGGCGCGGTGGACGTCGTACGGCGGCTGCTGGTGGACGCGGACGGGGAGGTGGCCGGGGCGGCGGCCGGGGAACTGCGCGCGCGGTTCGCGCAGACCGCGTCGGCGCTGCGCGCCAAGTCGGTGGAGGACACGGCGTTCTACCGCTACGTCCCGCTGCTGTCGGCGACCGAGGTGGGCGGCGATCCGGGCCGGCCCGGGGTGTCTCCGGAGGACTTCCACGCGTACTGCGCGCGCGTGCAGCGGGACTGGCCGGCCACCGGCACGGTTGTCTCCACGCACGACACCAAGCGCAGTGCCGACGTCCGCGCGGCGCTGGCCGTGCTCACCGAGTGTCCCGCGCGGTGGGCACAGTTGCTGGCCGAGGTGACGCTGCCGGAGGAGGGCGTGCCGGACGGGCAGCTGGCCTGGGCGGCCTGGCAGACGGTGTTCGGGCTGGGTCCCGCGGACGAGGAGCGTGCCGAGGAGCGGGTCCAGGGGGCGCTGTTGAAGCATGTGCGCGAGGCGGGCCTGTACACCAGCTGGACGGAGCAGGAGCCGCCGTACGAGGAGGCGGTGGCCGCGTTCGTCGCGGCCGGGCCGTGCGGGCCGCCCGGCGAGCGCGTGGCCGCGTTCCGCAAGGCGCTGGAGCCGCATGTGCGGGCCAACGTCCTCGGCACCGCGCTGGTCCATCTGACGATGCCCGGGGTGCCGGACGTGTACCAGGGCACGGAGGGCGAGTACCGGGCGCTGGTCGACCCGGACAACCGGAGGCCGGTGCCGTTCCCGCCCGGGGCGCCCGGCGAGAAGGACGCGGTGACGGCGGCGGCGCTCCGGCTGCGCGCCCGGCGCCCCGGCGCCTTCGGTACCACCGCGACGTACACCCCGCTGGCCGCCGAGGGACCGGCGGCCCCGCACTGCGTGGCCTTCGTCCGCTCCGCAGCGGTGGTCACGGCGGTGACCCGGCTGTCCCTGCGGCTCGCGGAGGCGGGCGGCTGGCGCGGGACCCGGCTGGCGCTGCCGCCCGGCCGGTGGGCGGATGTGCTCACCCCGGGGCGGGAGTTCGCGGGGCACGCGCGTGTGGCGGATCTTTTCGAGCGGCTGCCGGTGGTGCTGCTGGAGCGGACGGACGAGGGGTGA